The following DNA comes from Methanobrevibacter ruminantium.
ACCATAGATACTGCAATCAAACCATACTTCACCTTGGTCTGTATCTACAATGGTCTTGCCTTTAGCAGCTTCCTTGTCTTCTTCAACATATCTTCTTTTAGCATCAATTCCTATTACAACCGCTTGAGAACCTACAACCTTAGATGCATCTGTCAATAGCTGAGGATTGTGAATGGCTGCAGTGTTTGTAGAGCATTTGTCTGCACCTGCCTTAAGCATGCGAGTGTAATCATCTACCTTTCTTATTCCTCCACCTACACAAATTGGAATGAATACGTTTTCAGTTAATCTTTCTATAACATCCACCATTGTTCCTCTGCGTTCATGGGAAGCGGTGATGTCCAAGATTACAATCTCATCTGCTCCATCTTCATAATATTTGGTAGCAAGCTCTACTGGATTTCCAGCATAACGGATTTGTTTAAATTCAACTCCCTTAACCACTCTGCCTTCCGGAACATGCAGGTCACAGTCTAAACAAGGAATAATTCTTTTAGTAAGCATGATAATCACAAATGTTAAAAATTCTAATTAAATTATATTTCATTTTAATAAATTTATTTAGTTAAATTTTATTAAATTATTAAAAATTCTATCTAACACTATTTTTATTTAATATAATTAATATTTTTAACTAAAAATAAAAATTTATTGTTAATAAAAACTAAAATTTTAAAAAAGATAATAAATAAACTAATATAGTAGATTAATAATGTTATTGAATAAATCAAATTATTAATCTAAAATGAAATAATAAACTGTTTCTTTTGGGCCTATAGTCTAGTCAGGATTATGACATGGGACTTCGGATCCCAAGGTCGGGGGTTCAAATCCCCCTAGGTCCGTTTAAAAAAAAAATAGCTATTTTTAAAAAATATTAAAAAAAAATAATATAAGAAACCATAGAAAGTCAAATTAATTATTCTATTGATTCTAAAATCAACTTTCCCTCATTAAAGAATACAATGTCTAATCCTTTTTCTATACATGCCTCTAGAATATCTTCCAATTTTTCATATCTGGCAAGTACTGTTGCATCATAATGAGTACTGTCTATTTTTATTAGTTTATAACCTAATACTTCCATCATATCACCCAAATTCTTTATACTTTTAATAGTATTGGTTTATATAAATGTTCTCTTTCTATTTTTCAATTATTGCTCTTCATTCAACAATTTCTTTATCTCTCTCCAGTTTGGACAGAAATTGTCCATAAGTGCCTTGAATCTTGGCCCATGATTGAATTCAATCAAGTGGCACAATTCATGAATCAATACGTATTCTGTGCAGATTGGCGGTTTTTTAGCCAATTTTATGTTTAAGGTAACTCTCTTATCCTTCCTGCAGTTTCCCCAATTCTTCATGTTTCTGATTTTAACTTCCTTTGGTTCCTTTCCAACAAAATAAGTGCACTTTTCAAGGAAATAGTCCAGATTTCTGTTCATTTCATCCCTATAAAGTTCAAATAATATCTTTTCTCTTTGCTTTATATTGGACCTTTTAGGAACTGGAAGATAAATTATTGACTTATCACTGTCATAAAAAGCTTTTTTAGCATCTTCATTGCTAATTAATTGAAGAGTGTATGGCTCCCCCCAAATATAGTGGGTTTCCCCATCCTTATATTTCACTTTAGGTTTTGATGGGTTTTCAAGCATCCTTGCCCTTGTATCCTTAATCCAATCTATTCTTGACAATACAAAATCAGTTATGGCTTCATCGGATAAACTCATTGGAGAAGAAACCTTAACAGTGCCATCAGGCTTGATTCGAAGGTATAGGTTCTTTATATTCTTCCTCTCTAGAATTATAGGAATTCCTTCAATTTCAATTTCTTCTCTTAATACCATATTATCACTTAAAAAAGAGAAAATCATATTATTTTATCATCATTGATTACAATAGCTTCCTTAAAGAAATCCGGAATCAATGACTTGTACAATGGACTTTTAAGGAGCATTTGGATATCTGAATCAAGGATATAAGTTACACATGAATCGTCATCTGCTCTCATTCCTCTACCATAAGTCTGCACTAAAGTCATTGCAGTCTTATATGCATACCATCTTTGGTCCTTTTTCATTCTCATATTGATTTGCTTATCACCAAGGTATGGGAACGGTATCTTATAGATTATCTGGAATCTGCATTTGTCATAAGGCAAGTCAACCCCTTCACTCATGGATGGGCTAACAAGAACCAATGGATTTTCATCCTCTTCAAAGAATTGCAAGACCCTTTCCCTATTGTTGGTTCCATGTGCAATCAATCTGTTGTTGTATAGGTTATTGATGATGTACTGTTGGCACTTATAGCTGTGGGTATGGATCAAACCCTTTTCCCCTTCATGCCTTTTCAATATTTTCTGCATTATTTCAATGGATTTTGGAGCAGATTGCTTTACTCTATTTTTAGACATCTTTCCAGCTAAATTCAATTCAATTGGCCTTTTTTCAACAGAGAAGGGACTATCAACTTGAATATGATAAACGT
Coding sequences within:
- the hisF gene encoding imidazole glycerol phosphate synthase subunit HisF, translating into MLTKRIIPCLDCDLHVPEGRVVKGVEFKQIRYAGNPVELATKYYEDGADEIVILDITASHERRGTMVDVIERLTENVFIPICVGGGIRKVDDYTRMLKAGADKCSTNTAAIHNPQLLTDASKVVGSQAVVIGIDAKRRYVEEDKEAAKGKTIVDTDQGEVWFDCSIYGGREFTGMDAIAWAQECQDRGAGEVLLTSMDGDGTKDGYDLVLTKAINDNVDIPVIASGGVGNPQHILEAFEIADASAALAASIFHFDEYPVPVVKKFLKEKGIPIRETF
- a CDS encoding M48 family metallopeptidase, whose amino-acid sequence is MVLREEIEIEGIPIILERKNIKNLYLRIKPDGTVKVSSPMSLSDEAITDFVLSRIDWIKDTRARMLENPSKPKVKYKDGETHYIWGEPYTLQLISNEDAKKAFYDSDKSIIYLPVPKRSNIKQREKILFELYRDEMNRNLDYFLEKCTYFVGKEPKEVKIRNMKNWGNCRKDKRVTLNIKLAKKPPICTEYVLIHELCHLIEFNHGPRFKALMDNFCPNWREIKKLLNEEQ